The Peribacillus sp. FSL E2-0218 genome contains a region encoding:
- a CDS encoding alpha-mannosidase: MECKTTAHIISHSHWDREWYMPFEKHRYHLVKLMDTLIDLFEKGEDFKSFHLDGQMIILDDYFQIRPDKKEWIKKLIQEQKLHIGPWYVLQDAFLTSSEANVRNMLYGLQAAKEYGAVSKVGYFPDTFGIYGQAPQMLQQANINTAAFGRGVKPTGFNNMVSDAKSFESPFSELKWESPDGSAVLGVLFANWYSNGNEVPVERETARKYWETKLADAKKYSSTANLLFMNGCDHQPIQVDVGEAIKVAEDLFPDITFVHSNFDDYMEALQESLPEQLQTITGELRNQRTDGWSTLVNTASARIYLKQMNQECQTLLEKVAEPLSVFSYFLGHEYPRDYLRYAWKTLMENHPHDSICGCSVDEVHREMVTRFEKVQQVASSIVEDKANEVVSHISTKHSLVDEDMIPVVIFNTSGNRRDVVIEKEIELEKVYFSDMTFSEIPAFLGSKDLPDINLVDKSGKILACKTKDLGTRFGYELPGDGFRRPYYARIIKLTFLAQSLPGYGFQTYYLKPAKGTKLNEQPPINPCVRELENEFVHLFVHENGSYTLTDKQTGKVFKNLGIYENSGDIGNEYMFRKPNGEVPLTTKDLKAEIRVVEDHPVRTVMELVHEWEIPKEADESFQREKALLVWHKDRLSGRSSENVTIRLTTRIQLDEKAKGPSVKVTIENQAKDHRLRVLFPTNLHTNEHYADSIFEVAKRPNIPEREWDNPSFDHHQQAFVSVTDGKHGMTIANKGLHEYEILEEQQTIAVTILRSTSELGDWGLFPTPEAQCIGTYQAEWMVIPHQGTVVESEVFKAAYDFQVPVIAVQTDIHEGALPTEKEFFTWEGKSLAISSIKLAEERDDVIARWFNTSEEATMVNAQPSQGINGYKSTIVENVKEPFGNTKIQEKVKPFEIISLGWQVKE; this comes from the coding sequence ATGGAATGTAAGACTACTGCGCATATTATTTCTCATTCCCATTGGGATCGGGAATGGTATATGCCTTTTGAAAAGCATCGCTACCACTTAGTGAAATTAATGGATACACTTATCGATCTATTTGAAAAGGGGGAAGATTTCAAGAGCTTTCACTTGGATGGACAGATGATTATCTTGGATGATTATTTCCAAATTCGTCCTGACAAAAAGGAATGGATTAAGAAGCTCATACAAGAACAAAAGCTTCATATCGGTCCGTGGTATGTGTTACAGGATGCCTTTTTAACAAGCTCGGAAGCGAATGTCAGGAATATGTTATATGGATTGCAAGCGGCAAAGGAATACGGTGCTGTGTCAAAGGTAGGCTACTTCCCGGATACATTCGGCATTTACGGGCAAGCGCCTCAAATGCTTCAGCAAGCTAATATCAATACTGCCGCGTTTGGGAGAGGTGTAAAGCCGACCGGATTCAATAATATGGTGAGCGATGCGAAATCATTTGAATCTCCTTTTTCAGAACTTAAGTGGGAGTCGCCGGATGGTTCGGCGGTGCTTGGTGTGTTGTTTGCGAATTGGTATTCAAACGGCAATGAAGTACCAGTGGAAAGAGAGACTGCGAGAAAGTATTGGGAAACAAAACTAGCGGATGCCAAGAAATATTCTTCAACAGCAAATCTTCTTTTCATGAATGGTTGTGATCATCAGCCAATTCAAGTGGATGTAGGAGAAGCAATCAAGGTGGCTGAAGATCTTTTTCCGGATATCACGTTTGTACACTCCAATTTTGATGATTATATGGAAGCGCTGCAGGAATCATTACCAGAACAGCTCCAGACGATTACGGGAGAACTGCGGAATCAACGTACAGATGGGTGGTCCACTCTTGTAAATACAGCCTCCGCCCGTATCTATTTAAAGCAGATGAATCAAGAGTGTCAAACGCTTTTAGAAAAAGTGGCTGAGCCGCTATCCGTTTTTTCATATTTCCTTGGTCATGAATATCCACGTGATTATTTGCGATATGCGTGGAAAACTTTGATGGAAAACCATCCCCATGACAGTATTTGCGGTTGTAGTGTAGATGAAGTGCATCGAGAAATGGTAACTCGCTTTGAGAAGGTTCAGCAGGTTGCATCATCCATTGTCGAGGATAAGGCCAATGAAGTTGTATCTCATATTTCAACGAAACATAGTCTTGTTGATGAGGACATGATTCCAGTTGTTATTTTTAACACATCAGGAAATCGACGAGATGTGGTTATCGAAAAGGAAATTGAATTAGAAAAAGTCTATTTTTCAGATATGACTTTTTCAGAGATTCCAGCTTTCCTTGGTTCGAAGGATTTGCCTGATATTAATTTGGTTGATAAAAGCGGCAAGATACTTGCTTGTAAAACAAAGGACCTTGGGACCCGGTTTGGATATGAGTTACCAGGAGATGGCTTCCGGCGTCCTTATTATGCAAGAATCATCAAATTAACATTCCTGGCTCAATCTCTTCCGGGTTATGGATTTCAAACATATTATCTCAAACCGGCCAAGGGAACCAAGTTGAATGAACAGCCACCGATCAATCCATGTGTTCGTGAATTGGAGAATGAATTTGTTCATTTGTTTGTTCATGAAAATGGTTCGTATACATTGACTGACAAGCAGACTGGGAAAGTATTTAAAAATCTCGGAATTTATGAAAATAGCGGGGACATTGGAAATGAATATATGTTCAGGAAGCCAAATGGTGAAGTTCCACTTACAACGAAAGATTTGAAAGCGGAGATACGAGTCGTAGAAGACCATCCAGTACGTACAGTTATGGAACTTGTTCATGAGTGGGAGATTCCAAAAGAGGCCGATGAATCGTTTCAACGAGAAAAGGCACTATTGGTTTGGCATAAGGACCGGCTGTCAGGCAGATCTTCCGAAAATGTAACCATTCGCTTAACTACTCGAATTCAGTTAGATGAAAAAGCGAAGGGACCTTCAGTTAAGGTGACAATTGAAAATCAAGCAAAGGATCATCGTCTGCGTGTTCTTTTTCCAACTAATCTACATACGAATGAGCACTATGCAGACAGTATTTTTGAAGTGGCCAAACGTCCTAATATACCGGAAAGGGAGTGGGACAATCCTAGTTTTGATCATCATCAACAGGCATTTGTAAGTGTAACGGATGGGAAACATGGGATGACAATTGCGAATAAAGGATTACATGAGTATGAAATCCTTGAGGAGCAACAAACAATAGCCGTTACGATTCTCCGTTCCACTTCTGAGTTAGGGGATTGGGGTCTTTTCCCGACACCAGAAGCTCAGTGCATTGGAACATATCAAGCAGAATGGATGGTCATCCCTCACCAAGGTACAGTCGTTGAGTCAGAAGTATTCAAAGCGGCGTATGACTTCCAAGTGCCTGTGATTGCTGTACAAACAGATATCCATGAAGGGGCACTTCCAACCGAAAAGGAATTTTTTACTTGGGAAGGTAAATCATTAGCCATCTCTTCTATCAAGTTAGCGGAGGAAAGAGATGATGTAATTGCCCGATGGTTCAATACTTCTGAAGAAGCAACAATGGTAAATGCTCAACCATCGCAAGGAATAAATGGCTATAAAAGTACTATCGTTGAGAATGTGAAAGAGCCTTTTGGCAATACGAAAATTCAAGAAAAAGTAAAACCGTTTGAAATCATAAGCCTTGGTTGGCAAGTGAAGGAGTGA